The following nucleotide sequence is from Candidatus Jordarchaeales archaeon.
GCTTTAAAGGTGGGTTCGCGTGTTCGCCTACTGGCCTCGCGGATCCGCTGGAACCCTTATGCCTCTGTGGTTGAGGTTTCACTTTCGTGGGGTGCTCGTTCTTGAGCGCGTATTGTAGCATGGTTAGGCAGGGTTATGCTTCAGGTAGCTGTATGGTTGAGATGGGCGACGGGTCGTTTAGGCCGGCGTGTAAGGCGACTCTTAGAAAGGAGGGGGACACCTGGTATAGGCTTATCAGGGCGGCTCACTTGTCTAGGCCGGAGGACTACCTCAGCATTTACCAGAGCGGGTGTAACCACAGCTGTTTGAAGTGCCACTCTTGGGATTTCTCGCAGAGGTATAATGGCTTCTGGGCTTCTGTTGAGGAGCTGGCTGAGATGGCGGCGGAGTACGAGGGGATTGTGACCGTCTGGGAACCTAGGGAGAGAGCGACAATGTTTCATGCCACCGACCTGTGCCACCACTGCGGCATGTGCGTCGTTTACGGTGTGAGAGGGAGGCTTTGCCCCAGGAAGCTTAGGCGGGAGCAGGTTGTTTTGAGCCCGCAGGGGTATGGGCCTGCCAGGAACATTGTTTCGTTCACCGGCGGCGACGTCGTCTGTCAGGCGGAGTTCTACGCTGAGGCGGCGGAGGCAATTAAGGACGCGTGCTCAAATATGTGGGTTCTCATTGAGACCAATGGTTACGGGCTCACGCCAAGGAACCTCGAGGTCCTAGCTTCCGGCGGGGTCGACTCTTTCTGGCTCGACATTAAGGCTTACGACGAGGAAGTTTATAGGCGCCTCTGCGGGACCACGAACAAGTGGATTCTGGAGGCGCCCGAGCTCATAGTTGACATGGGCTTCGTACTCGAGGTTCTAACGCTCTACATTCCGGGGTGGGTTGAAGTCGACCAGATCGTCAAGGTAGCTGAGCTCGTGCGCGACGTAGACCCGGAGATCCCCTTCACAGTCCTAGCATTCTTCCCAGCTTACAGGCTGTCTAACGTTAGGAGCCCAAGCCTTCTAGAGATGGTCAAAGCGTACCTCGCAGTCAAAGAGACGGGGCTGAAAAACGTTAAGCTGGGGAACT
It contains:
- a CDS encoding radical SAM protein, producing MSAYCSMVRQGYASGSCMVEMGDGSFRPACKATLRKEGDTWYRLIRAAHLSRPEDYLSIYQSGCNHSCLKCHSWDFSQRYNGFWASVEELAEMAAEYEGIVTVWEPRERATMFHATDLCHHCGMCVVYGVRGRLCPRKLRREQVVLSPQGYGPARNIVSFTGGDVVCQAEFYAEAAEAIKDACSNMWVLIETNGYGLTPRNLEVLASGGVDSFWLDIKAYDEEVYRRLCGTTNKWILEAPELIVDMGFVLEVLTLYIPGWVEVDQIVKVAELVRDVDPEIPFTVLAFFPAYRLSNVRSPSLLEMVKAYLAVKETGLKNVKLGNCGVFARTREDWDILLATVGLEAIG